One Vicugna pacos chromosome X, VicPac4, whole genome shotgun sequence DNA window includes the following coding sequences:
- the LOC140691790 gene encoding uncharacterized protein — MGNLHGGTVSRPIIGNAFPVKIFGSLQKTLQPPRKRRGKKGGRRNWRPLLLPPAFRPQGNASRPLDGETQRALLGRSPHTRQGTELRRRHNPGALAQPASPRRHAPARPTRRPLGPTRPPLACVARPAQAAQAPEDREGPRTTKATGRSPDPGLASPASGKGRERRGRRLGGPTWLRPRAARGDPGRSDPRAGAGGTQLRPPPAPAVKQLPPGPGSQFCKKIKGHDQQLVHCLGVEPEFKHRQKSDTDFPLLIGK; from the exons ATGG GAAATTTACACGGCGGAACAGTTTCTCGGCCAATTATTGGCAATGCGTTTCCTGTTAAGATTTTCGGAAGTTTGCAAAAG ACCCTCCAGCCACCACGTAAACGgcgaggaaagaaaggagggagaaggaaCTGGCGACCCCTCCTCCTGCCGCCCGCCTTCCGGCCACAGGGAAACGCTTCGAGGCCACTCGACGGGGAGACCCAAAGGGCTCTACTTGGACGCTCTCCCCACACGCGTCAGGGCACAGAACTCAGGCGGCGGCACAATCCCGGCGCCCTCGCTCAGCCAGCCTCGCCCAGACGCCACGCCCCGGCCCGGCCCACGCGGCGCCCCCTCGGCCCGACCCGGCCACCATTGGCCTGCGTCGCACGCCCGGCACAGGCTGCCCAGGCGCCAGAGGACCGGGAGGGCCCCCGGACCACAAAGGCTACCGGACGGAGCCCAGACCCCGGCCTCGCGTCGCCTGCAtctgggaaaggaagagaaaggagaggaaggaggctgggggGACCCACCTGGCTGCGGCCGCGCGCCGCGAGGGGAGACCCGGGCCGCTCCGATCCTCGCGCGGGGGCCGGTGGGACTCAACTGCGCCCCCCGCCCGCCCCTGCCGTAAAGCAGCTCCCGCCTGGCCCCGG gTCACAGTTTTGTAAGAAAATCAAAGGGCATGATCAACAGCTTGTGCACTGCCTTGGTGTGGAACCAGAGTTCAAGCACAGACAAAAATCAGACACTGATTTCCCACTTCTGATAG